A region from the Desulfitobacterium dehalogenans ATCC 51507 genome encodes:
- a CDS encoding histidine kinase N-terminal 7TM domain-containing protein gives MSHGYWQFVSGCIFLGTIFVSISILFTGLIFARTKIKFTWKHALLLVVPVISIGVLLTNQSHHLFYTTFSLIPSKQDFGIYFTIHTLYSYLCIGIGLAYLVIFSIKNYGVFSKQSSLICIGMMISLIIDAISTFKIFDWSTAIENIAFAVTISFFIIATVKFDFLNVIPIALQTVVDLISDSYVVVDEDFEIIDYNQAFLGGFTGVSRKIGIMAIIKENYSDPDVQKFKSFLDEAVSEQKK, from the coding sequence ATGTCCCATGGATACTGGCAATTTGTGAGCGGCTGTATTTTTTTGGGTACGATTTTTGTATCGATTTCAATATTGTTTACCGGATTAATATTTGCCCGAACCAAAATAAAGTTCACATGGAAGCATGCACTGTTGTTGGTTGTTCCTGTCATCTCTATTGGGGTGCTGCTTACGAATCAGAGTCATCACTTGTTCTACACTACCTTTAGCCTGATACCCTCCAAGCAAGATTTTGGTATCTATTTTACCATACATACACTATATTCCTATTTGTGTATAGGAATTGGCTTGGCCTATCTCGTGATTTTTTCCATAAAAAACTATGGGGTTTTCTCCAAACAATCCTCCTTAATATGTATTGGCATGATGATTTCCCTGATCATTGATGCGATCAGCACATTTAAGATCTTTGATTGGTCAACAGCAATTGAAAATATTGCCTTTGCCGTGACGATTAGCTTTTTTATAATAGCCACGGTTAAATTTGATTTCCTGAACGTAATACCTATCGCCTTGCAAACGGTTGTTGACTTGATTTCTGACAGCTATGTGGTGGTTGATGAGGATTTTGAAATTATTGATTACAACCAAGCTTTTCTGGGCGGTTTTACCGGGGTATCCAGAAAAATCGGCATTATGGCCATAATCAAAGAGAATTATAGTGATCCCGATGTCCAGAAGTTCAAGAGCTTTTTGGACGAAGCTGTTAGTGAGCAAAAAAAGTGA
- a CDS encoding RNA polymerase sigma factor, translating to MEKQSLRTDDCEEKIIKQYSDLVYRLAFARMGTRHDADEIFQEVFLRFIKKKPVFHEEEHRKAWFIRVTINCSKSFWSSSWFKNAQPIDDDIAFETKENMDLYHELQKLPPKYRGVIHLFYYEDMSIEEIGKVLNRKNSTVRTQLTRARAALKAVIKEDDYV from the coding sequence GTGGAAAAACAATCATTGCGTACGGACGATTGCGAAGAAAAAATTATTAAGCAGTATTCTGATCTGGTATACCGCCTCGCTTTTGCTCGCATGGGAACACGGCACGATGCAGATGAAATTTTCCAAGAGGTGTTCCTTCGCTTTATCAAAAAAAAGCCTGTGTTTCATGAGGAAGAACATCGTAAGGCATGGTTCATACGAGTAACCATAAACTGCTCCAAAAGCTTTTGGAGCAGCTCGTGGTTCAAAAATGCTCAGCCAATTGACGATGATATTGCATTTGAAACAAAAGAAAATATGGACTTATACCATGAGCTGCAAAAGTTGCCGCCTAAATATCGAGGGGTTATCCACTTGTTCTATTATGAGGATATGTCCATTGAAGAAATAGGCAAAGTATTGAATAGGAAAAACTCTACGGTTCGCACCCAGCTGACAAGAGCAAGAGCGGCATTAAAAGCAGTAATTAAGGAGGATGATTATGTTTAG
- a CDS encoding VOC family protein: MDDELKIKMYSFTVDCKDPHELAKFYGALLKWEIMFIDEDWACVYAPGTNQGAYPGILFQRNPEYKPPVWPEEPEAQQQMAHIDFAVNDLEKAVQYAIHCGATIADEQFSNNWRVMLDPAGHPFCLCEMKSIIENAHFALL, from the coding sequence ATGGATGATGAATTAAAAATAAAAATGTACTCATTTACAGTGGATTGCAAAGACCCGCATGAATTAGCAAAATTTTATGGGGCGTTGCTCAAGTGGGAAATAATGTTTATCGATGAAGATTGGGCATGTGTATACGCTCCAGGAACCAATCAGGGAGCATATCCTGGTATATTGTTTCAACGGAATCCTGAGTATAAACCGCCTGTGTGGCCGGAAGAGCCTGAAGCTCAACAGCAAATGGCACATATAGACTTCGCCGTTAATGATTTAGAAAAAGCAGTTCAATATGCAATCCATTGTGGAGCAACAATCGCAGATGAGCAATTTTCTAATAATTGGAGAGTTATGCTTGACCCCGCCGGACACCCTTTTTGCTTATGTGAAATGAAATCAATTATCGAGAATGCCCATTTTGCGTTGTTATAG
- a CDS encoding XAC2610-related protein has product MGISGCNVPPMTLEPTDSPDPLPGLHTYEIQARLHESMPEYRFVATGVVQREDEWMYGFVMGLNVYDENGESILSADFSEILEGKVIGYHVYNGMMDTMGLHVTDVNFDGYKDVIILNSFGGAHSNTWYDCWLWNTETSSFAASKSFAEICNPALDAEKECIYSAGGSGAGYWGGSIYKFIDGEYVVTNKLDTDWYGLVERELINGKMEIVREVSYGEDKQILEREQEYYKNSELWQLDHPHWYWLGGHHADQWLGGE; this is encoded by the coding sequence TTGGGTATAAGTGGCTGTAATGTTCCTCCCATGACCTTAGAGCCGACGGATTCGCCTGACCCCTTGCCGGGACTACATACATATGAAATTCAGGCCCGTTTGCATGAGAGTATGCCTGAATATCGCTTTGTGGCGACAGGGGTGGTGCAGAGAGAGGATGAATGGATGTACGGCTTTGTTATGGGCCTTAATGTTTATGACGAAAACGGCGAATCCATCCTCTCAGCGGATTTTTCGGAGATTTTAGAAGGCAAGGTAATCGGTTACCACGTCTACAATGGAATGATGGACACAATGGGACTTCACGTTACAGATGTGAACTTCGACGGATATAAGGATGTGATTATCCTGAACTCTTTCGGGGGCGCGCACAGCAATACGTGGTATGACTGTTGGCTATGGAATACGGAAACATCGTCGTTTGCAGCATCAAAATCATTTGCTGAAATTTGTAATCCTGCACTTGATGCGGAGAAAGAGTGTATTTACTCAGCCGGAGGCTCAGGTGCAGGATATTGGGGTGGCAGTATTTATAAATTTATAGATGGTGAATATGTCGTTACGAATAAATTGGATACCGATTGGTACGGATTAGTGGAAAGGGAGCTTATAAACGGGAAAATGGAGATTGTCCGTGAAGTCTCCTACGGTGAAGATAAGCAAATTCTTGAAAGAGAGCAGGAATACTATAAAAACAGCGAGCTGTGGCAATTAGACCATCCTCATTGGTATTGGCTCGGCGGTCACCACGCCGACCAATGGCTGGGTGGAGAATAA
- a CDS encoding cupin domain-containing protein, whose protein sequence is MLFKSDNVIAFVLNIAKGEILPGHTHLESTLFLQVMEGDAKVVTDGNETSLQVGELIQVDGQESLQVINIGEDVLRLYVTISPMGSEAFAADANV, encoded by the coding sequence ATGCTTTTCAAAAGCGATAATGTAATTGCCTTTGTTCTAAACATTGCAAAAGGGGAAATACTACCGGGACACACCCATCTGGAATCAACCCTTTTCCTGCAGGTCATGGAGGGTGATGCCAAGGTTGTCACGGATGGCAATGAGACCTCGTTGCAAGTGGGCGAGTTAATACAGGTTGATGGGCAGGAAAGCTTGCAGGTTATAAACATCGGCGAAGATGTCTTGCGCCTTTACGTCACAATTTCACCAATGGGTTCAGAGGCTTTTGCAGCAGATGCCAATGTTTAA
- a CDS encoding IS256 family transposase encodes MAKKDKTPKIMTSEQMKEFIKENNIQTVEDIQSVLKNLFAETLQGMLEGELDTQLGYTKHDDTNKATDNRRNGHSSKSVRSDYGEVELEVPRDRKGEFEPLIVKKNQRNVTGIEDQIIALYSKGVSTRDIQSHLEQLYGIGVSPTLISNVTNKIMPTIKEWQSRPLQKTYAIVFLDAIHYKVKQEGMIVNKASYMVIGIDMDGRKDVLGIWIGENETAKFWLVVLNELKNRGVEDILIISVDNLKGFNEAIQACYPKTEIQKCIVHQIRNSVRFVNYKDLKKVTGALKPIYSAASEQAGLEALEDFNQAWGGKYPLIMNSWRNNWPELSTFFKYPPEIRKIIYTTNIIESYHRQLRKVTKGKTIFPTDDALLKMLYLVTQDVMKKWTGRVHNWGQILLQMSVFFPDRVAQYLP; translated from the coding sequence ATGGCTAAAAAAGACAAGACTCCCAAAATCATGACCAGTGAACAGATGAAGGAATTTATCAAAGAAAACAACATCCAGACGGTTGAGGATATCCAAAGTGTCCTTAAGAATCTCTTTGCTGAAACGCTGCAGGGCATGCTGGAAGGCGAATTGGATACCCAGCTGGGCTATACCAAGCATGATGATACCAACAAAGCTACCGACAATCGGAGAAATGGACATAGTTCCAAGTCGGTTCGCAGCGATTATGGTGAAGTGGAACTCGAGGTTCCGAGAGATCGTAAAGGCGAATTTGAGCCGCTGATCGTGAAGAAAAACCAGCGTAATGTCACCGGAATTGAAGATCAGATCATCGCTCTGTATTCTAAGGGGGTTAGCACCCGAGACATTCAGAGCCACCTGGAACAGCTCTATGGGATCGGTGTATCCCCCACTCTGATTTCGAATGTAACGAACAAAATCATGCCGACCATCAAAGAATGGCAAAGCCGTCCTCTCCAGAAGACCTATGCGATTGTCTTTCTGGATGCGATCCACTACAAGGTAAAACAGGAGGGCATGATTGTCAATAAAGCCTCCTACATGGTCATCGGCATCGACATGGATGGGCGCAAGGATGTTTTAGGAATCTGGATCGGGGAAAATGAAACCGCGAAGTTCTGGCTGGTCGTATTGAACGAGCTTAAGAACCGAGGTGTTGAAGATATTCTGATCATCAGCGTCGATAACCTAAAAGGCTTTAATGAAGCGATTCAAGCGTGCTATCCCAAGACCGAAATCCAAAAGTGCATCGTTCATCAAATCAGGAACAGTGTACGATTTGTTAATTATAAAGATCTGAAAAAAGTAACCGGGGCCTTGAAGCCCATTTATTCCGCTGCCTCAGAACAAGCGGGATTAGAGGCATTGGAAGATTTCAATCAAGCCTGGGGAGGCAAATATCCCCTGATTATGAATTCTTGGCGAAACAACTGGCCTGAACTCTCAACCTTCTTCAAGTATCCCCCTGAAATTCGGAAAATCATCTATACGACGAATATCATTGAGAGCTACCATCGCCAACTCAGGAAAGTAACCAAAGGGAAGACGATTTTTCCAACCGACGATGCTTTACTCAAAATGCTCTACCTGGTCACCCAGGACGTGATGAAAAAATGGACTGGGCGTGTACATAATTGGGGACAAATCCTGTTGCAGATGTCTGTATTTTTCCCAGATCGGGTTGCTCAATATTTACCATGA
- a CDS encoding nucleotidyltransferase domain-containing protein → MMDVEKKLSVLSKIGKALNENNIVWAVGGSLLLYLKGKADVFQDIDIMAMEDHIKELKKILQQYGDLELPNPNVRYKTRHFLEFTIDEVDVDVMAGFVIIHKGKEYDCSLHPESITEHLLINDVYIPLQSLTEWRRYYALMGRTEKVEMIDR, encoded by the coding sequence ATGATGGATGTAGAAAAAAAATTAAGTGTGTTATCAAAGATAGGCAAAGCATTAAATGAAAATAATATTGTTTGGGCTGTAGGGGGCTCCTTATTGCTATACTTGAAAGGAAAAGCAGATGTATTTCAGGATATTGATATTATGGCAATGGAGGATCATATAAAAGAACTAAAAAAAATACTACAGCAGTATGGAGATTTAGAATTGCCAAATCCAAATGTTCGATATAAAACAAGGCATTTTCTTGAATTTACAATTGATGAGGTTGATGTTGATGTGATGGCAGGTTTTGTTATTATTCATAAAGGAAAAGAATATGACTGTTCTTTGCACCCAGAAAGTATTACGGAACATCTTTTAATAAATGATGTATATATCCCTCTTCAATCGTTAACTGAATGGCGAAGGTATTATGCATTAATGGGACGAACGGAAAAAGTTGAAATGATTGATAGATAA
- a CDS encoding DUF2200 domain-containing protein, with protein sequence MEKPRIFTMSFSSIYPLYLQKAEKRGRTQKEVNEIIFWLTGYDEKSLQQQIIDKVDLETFFKQAPHINPNASLIKGVICGYRVEEIEDELMRQIRYLDKLIDELAKGKAMQKILRE encoded by the coding sequence ATGGAGAAACCGCGAATTTTTACAATGTCTTTTTCCAGCATCTATCCGCTCTATCTACAAAAAGCAGAGAAAAGAGGAAGAACACAAAAAGAAGTAAATGAAATCATTTTTTGGCTTACCGGTTATGATGAAAAGTCATTACAACAACAAATAATTGATAAAGTGGATCTGGAAACCTTCTTCAAACAAGCACCTCATATTAATCCCAATGCTTCACTGATCAAAGGAGTAATTTGTGGATATCGGGTGGAAGAAATAGAGGATGAATTAATGCGGCAAATCCGATATTTGGATAAACTAATTGACGAGTTGGCTAAAGGTAAAGCAATGCAGAAAATATTAAGAGAATAA
- a CDS encoding SRPBCC family protein: MVFYFETAYEGNRHPHYGRFLRLMPDQLVELTWLTGAEGTKGAETVVTVELKEVEGGTILRLKHAGFSDEESKDKHKQAWPLVLAQLEDRLMKVSHS, translated from the coding sequence ATTGTTTTCTACTTTGAAACAGCCTATGAGGGGAATCGTCATCCTCACTATGGTCGTTTTCTTAGACTTATGCCTGACCAACTGGTTGAACTTACATGGCTAACGGGTGCTGAGGGAACCAAAGGTGCTGAAACGGTTGTGACTGTGGAATTAAAAGAGGTTGAGGGTGGAACAATATTACGATTAAAGCATGCAGGGTTTTCAGATGAAGAATCGAAGGATAAGCACAAACAAGCATGGCCTTTGGTTCTTGCTCAATTGGAGGATAGGTTGATGAAGGTTTCTCATAGTTAA
- a CDS encoding aldo/keto reductase, whose translation MNHKKITKEVLLPDGTKLPKLGQGTWYMGEKSRLWQQEVKALAMGIEWGMTLIDTAEMYGDGAAEELVGEAIKPYPRETLHIVSKVYPHHAGRKNIFKSCEASLRRLGIDYLDLYLLHWRGNIPLAETVECMNELVAQGKINHWGVSNFDTEDMKELWQIPGGDSCSTNQVLYHLNSRGTEYDLQPWLKAHQVPMMAYCPMAHNLSTRQKIARSPLVQEIAQNYGITVEQILLYFVLQQENVIAIPKASQLNHVKDNAQVYNISIDEEDWHRIDSAFPAPQQKTYLNIL comes from the coding sequence GTGAACCATAAAAAAATCACCAAAGAAGTCCTACTGCCCGATGGAACAAAACTGCCCAAACTTGGCCAAGGGACCTGGTACATGGGGGAGAAAAGCCGCTTATGGCAGCAAGAGGTCAAAGCCCTGGCTATGGGAATCGAATGGGGAATGACCTTGATCGATACGGCCGAGATGTATGGAGACGGAGCGGCCGAGGAGTTAGTAGGAGAAGCGATCAAGCCTTATCCTCGGGAAACCCTTCATATCGTCTCGAAAGTCTACCCTCACCATGCTGGGCGCAAGAATATTTTCAAGAGCTGTGAGGCTTCCCTAAGGCGTCTTGGCATAGACTATCTTGATCTGTATCTGCTCCACTGGCGGGGGAATATCCCTCTTGCGGAAACGGTGGAGTGCATGAACGAATTAGTAGCTCAGGGAAAGATTAATCATTGGGGCGTGTCCAACTTTGATACGGAAGATATGAAAGAGCTTTGGCAAATACCCGGAGGAGATAGCTGTTCAACAAATCAGGTGCTCTATCACTTAAATTCCCGGGGGACTGAATATGATTTACAGCCATGGCTCAAAGCTCATCAAGTACCTATGATGGCTTACTGCCCCATGGCTCATAATCTGAGTACACGGCAAAAAATAGCCCGAAGCCCATTAGTTCAAGAGATTGCTCAAAACTATGGCATAACCGTTGAACAAATACTCCTATACTTTGTTTTACAGCAGGAGAATGTCATTGCCATACCTAAGGCTTCTCAACTTAACCATGTCAAGGATAATGCCCAAGTTTATAATATCTCGATCGATGAAGAAGATTGGCATAGAATTGACAGCGCTTTTCCCGCCCCTCAACAAAAAACTTATTTAAATATATTATAA
- a CDS encoding lipoate--protein ligase → MSRQTVKTKIVFSDSFDPWYNLALEEFLFHKVEKNQIILYLWQNQNTVVIGRNQNPWKECRCTLLEQDGGKLARRLSGGGAVFHDLGNLNFTFIMDRELYDLHRQLQVILGGVNSLGIQAEFTGRNDLTVDGKKFSGNAFYFEKDKAYHHGTVLVHVDGEKVGKYLQVSKEKMAAKGVQSVQSRITNLRNCLPNLSIEEMKGTLMESFQSLYGACSDPMHITDGDYDLSGLYEKYSSWDWRYGKTPQFDLVLETRFPWGGIELGFTLRQGKIIDSTIYSDAMNAHLIQEISASFLNRTLNSAELLLALESLQIQEEDQMILQDMKEWIDKKVKDV, encoded by the coding sequence ATGTCTCGTCAAACCGTAAAGACCAAAATTGTGTTCTCTGATTCCTTTGACCCTTGGTATAATCTGGCCCTGGAAGAATTCCTTTTCCATAAGGTGGAGAAAAATCAGATCATCCTTTATCTTTGGCAAAATCAAAATACTGTTGTCATAGGAAGAAATCAAAATCCCTGGAAAGAATGCCGCTGCACCCTTCTTGAACAGGATGGGGGAAAACTTGCCCGCCGCCTTTCCGGAGGAGGGGCAGTTTTTCATGATTTAGGCAACCTCAATTTCACCTTTATTATGGATCGGGAGCTTTATGATTTGCATCGACAGCTCCAGGTCATCTTGGGGGGAGTGAACAGCTTAGGTATTCAAGCAGAATTTACCGGTCGCAATGATCTGACAGTGGATGGGAAAAAGTTTTCAGGGAATGCTTTTTACTTTGAAAAAGATAAGGCTTACCACCACGGTACAGTTCTTGTCCATGTAGATGGGGAAAAAGTAGGGAAGTACCTTCAAGTATCCAAGGAAAAAATGGCGGCCAAGGGAGTACAGTCGGTTCAATCCCGGATTACCAACCTCCGCAATTGTTTACCAAATTTGTCCATTGAGGAGATGAAGGGGACCTTGATGGAAAGCTTTCAAAGCTTATACGGTGCGTGTTCGGACCCGATGCATATAACAGACGGGGATTATGATCTTAGTGGACTTTATGAAAAATATTCTTCCTGGGATTGGCGGTACGGTAAAACGCCGCAATTTGACCTTGTTCTGGAAACCCGTTTTCCTTGGGGCGGGATAGAATTAGGCTTCACTCTGCGCCAAGGCAAGATTATTGATTCAACTATCTATTCCGATGCTATGAATGCTCACCTCATCCAGGAGATTAGTGCTTCATTTCTTAACCGAACTCTAAATAGTGCTGAATTGCTTCTTGCCTTAGAGTCACTTCAGATTCAGGAAGAAGATCAGATGATTCTTCAAGATATGAAAGAATGGATTGATAAAAAGGTAAAAGACGTATAA
- a CDS encoding D-serine ammonia-lyase has product MTVKSPEFISHIPVIQDLIAARETFWINPYYRSVEKLHGPRREIDLSNILDADERLRRFAHYIVKAFPETQPAQGLIESPVIPIESMHRYLESHYGVQIPGEIWLKCDNYLPVSGSIKARGGIYEVLKHAEGIGISQGLLTTEDDYSILINSSFRDIFSHYRIAVGSTGNLGLSIGVMGAQLGFKVTVHMSADAKEWKKALLRSKGVEVIEYTSDYSKAVEEGRRQAEGDPHCHFVDDENSRDLFLGYAVAGLRLKEQLLELNLRVDADHPLFVYLPCGVGGGPGGVAFGLKQVFKDNVHCFFAEPTHSPCMLLGLATGLHDRIAVQDIGLDNKTEADGLAVGRASSFVGKIMEGLLSGAFTIEDEELFRLLQALDRTQGIQCEPSSLAGMAGPARLLRCHEGLQYLRNHQLEDALEKGTHLVWATGGSLVPKEVMKNYLFRKK; this is encoded by the coding sequence ATTACAGTTAAAAGCCCTGAGTTCATATCCCATATTCCAGTTATACAAGATTTGATTGCAGCTCGGGAGACTTTCTGGATTAATCCTTACTATAGATCAGTTGAAAAACTCCATGGGCCTCGACGGGAAATTGATCTCTCCAATATCCTCGATGCTGATGAACGGCTGCGGCGTTTTGCTCATTACATAGTTAAAGCCTTTCCGGAGACACAGCCGGCTCAAGGTCTAATTGAATCACCTGTCATCCCCATTGAGAGCATGCACAGATATTTAGAATCCCATTATGGCGTTCAGATACCTGGAGAGATCTGGTTGAAATGCGATAATTATCTGCCTGTTTCCGGTTCCATCAAAGCACGGGGTGGGATCTATGAGGTTCTCAAGCATGCTGAAGGAATTGGAATAAGTCAGGGCTTATTGACCACAGAAGACGATTATTCCATTTTAATAAATTCTTCATTTAGAGACATTTTCTCTCACTATAGAATTGCTGTGGGATCCACAGGAAATCTGGGGTTAAGCATCGGTGTGATGGGAGCCCAATTGGGCTTTAAAGTCACTGTCCATATGTCTGCTGATGCAAAAGAGTGGAAAAAGGCTCTTTTGCGCTCCAAAGGGGTGGAAGTAATTGAATACACATCTGATTATAGTAAAGCTGTAGAAGAAGGACGCAGACAAGCTGAGGGAGATCCCCACTGTCATTTTGTTGACGATGAGAATTCCAGGGATTTATTTTTGGGCTATGCTGTAGCTGGACTGAGACTTAAGGAGCAATTACTAGAGTTGAACCTGCGGGTAGATGCTGATCATCCACTTTTTGTTTATTTGCCCTGCGGGGTGGGAGGTGGACCGGGTGGAGTAGCCTTTGGTCTAAAGCAAGTTTTTAAAGATAATGTACACTGTTTCTTTGCTGAGCCAACTCATTCCCCTTGTATGTTATTAGGGTTGGCTACGGGGCTCCACGACAGAATTGCCGTTCAAGATATTGGACTGGATAACAAGACCGAAGCAGATGGGTTGGCAGTCGGCAGAGCGTCTAGCTTCGTAGGAAAGATCATGGAAGGTTTGTTGAGTGGAGCCTTCACAATTGAGGATGAAGAACTTTTCCGCTTGCTTCAGGCTCTCGATCGGACACAAGGGATACAATGCGAGCCCTCATCCTTGGCAGGAATGGCTGGTCCAGCACGGCTTCTAAGATGCCATGAAGGTCTTCAATACCTTAGGAACCACCAGCTTGAAGACGCATTGGAGAAAGGAACCCATCTGGTTTGGGCAACCGGTGGCAGTCTCGTCCCTAAGGAAGTGATGAAGAACTATCTGTTTCGGAAAAAATAG
- a CDS encoding DUF6544 family protein produces MGKILLVILAIILIVFIVCAAVTAIAKIRFSQMVAKEVTQFYKGIEGAQGIVQLSDLEELPPSVQKWLLHSQVVGKERMIATRTKQDINLRLKADQSWMKGQVEQYFRMAEPGFIWYADIQMAPLLHISGRDKYIDGHGHMLIKVLSMVTLANGQGKEMDQGALLRYLAEMMWSPSAALNDYIHWQEINDTSAEATMSYEGVTASGVFTFNEQGEVLSFEAERYGEFDGEYRLETWACVIQEYQELNGINVPSQGDIIWKLDTGDFHWYHFKVKELEHNKPFRYEL; encoded by the coding sequence GTGGGGAAAATTCTTCTTGTTATTCTCGCTATAATTCTTATTGTTTTCATAGTCTGTGCCGCTGTAACTGCAATTGCTAAAATTCGATTTAGCCAAATGGTTGCTAAAGAAGTTACGCAATTTTATAAAGGAATAGAAGGTGCTCAAGGAATCGTTCAACTTTCAGATCTCGAAGAACTTCCCCCTTCTGTCCAAAAATGGCTTCTGCACTCTCAAGTTGTGGGGAAAGAGCGGATGATAGCCACGAGGACAAAACAGGATATAAACTTAAGATTAAAGGCAGATCAGTCTTGGATGAAGGGTCAGGTCGAACAGTATTTTCGCATGGCCGAACCTGGGTTTATATGGTATGCTGATATTCAAATGGCACCTTTATTACATATATCAGGCCGAGATAAGTATATTGATGGACATGGTCATATGCTGATTAAAGTACTGTCCATGGTCACTCTGGCCAATGGTCAAGGAAAGGAAATGGATCAGGGGGCTCTCTTACGCTATCTTGCTGAAATGATGTGGTCTCCCTCAGCGGCATTAAATGATTATATTCATTGGCAAGAAATAAATGATACATCAGCTGAAGCAACCATGAGTTATGAAGGTGTAACCGCTTCAGGAGTCTTCACCTTTAATGAGCAAGGTGAAGTGCTCAGCTTCGAAGCCGAACGCTACGGAGAATTTGATGGAGAATACCGTCTGGAGACATGGGCTTGTGTCATTCAAGAGTATCAAGAACTGAATGGAATTAATGTTCCTTCCCAAGGGGATATCATCTGGAAACTGGATACGGGTGATTTCCACTGGTATCATTTTAAAGTCAAGGAACTGGAGCACAACAAGCCTTTTCGATATGAGCTATAA
- the rsgA gene encoding ribosome small subunit-dependent GTPase A — protein sequence MNCKYELKELGWNDALSNRFHPYLERGFYPGRISAEYRNRFKVWTEFGEVWAVISGKMRYAALERSDFPAVGDWVVLEYRAESMIDHEDQDAVIQSILPRKSKFSRKVAGKTSEEQIVATNIDTVFLVNALNLDFNVRRIERYLTLAWESGANPVIVLSKTDLCDDVQEKIGQVQNAAPGVDILPISCATGDGISAVTASIRQGQTIALLGSSGVGKSTLVNYLLGQTIQLTYEVRDKDSRGRHTTTARELFLLPQGGVLIDTPGMREIQLIGSGEGLNEAFEDITAYARNCRFSDCQHEREPGCAVQKAITKGIISEERYESFKKLQRESRYISRKTNLHEQLEEKKKWKKINQQLKEHYQTKR from the coding sequence CTGAATTGCAAATATGAACTTAAAGAACTGGGTTGGAATGACGCTTTGAGCAATCGTTTTCACCCCTATTTAGAGCGTGGTTTCTATCCGGGCCGCATATCAGCGGAGTATCGCAATCGATTTAAAGTATGGACGGAATTTGGCGAAGTTTGGGCCGTTATTTCAGGGAAAATGCGTTATGCAGCTTTAGAACGCAGCGATTTTCCCGCAGTAGGAGATTGGGTCGTTCTGGAGTATAGGGCGGAGAGCATGATAGATCATGAAGATCAGGATGCCGTCATTCAGAGCATATTGCCCAGAAAAAGCAAGTTTTCACGCAAAGTCGCCGGAAAAACCTCGGAGGAGCAGATTGTTGCCACAAACATTGACACAGTGTTTCTCGTCAATGCTCTGAATCTTGATTTTAATGTGCGAAGAATCGAGCGTTACCTTACCCTTGCTTGGGAGAGCGGGGCAAATCCTGTCATCGTTTTGAGTAAGACAGATCTTTGTGATGATGTTCAAGAGAAAATCGGACAAGTTCAAAATGCCGCTCCCGGTGTGGATATCCTGCCCATAAGCTGTGCCACAGGAGATGGGATCAGTGCCGTAACGGCCTCTATTCGGCAGGGGCAAACCATCGCGCTGTTGGGATCATCAGGAGTAGGGAAGTCTACTTTAGTCAACTATCTCTTAGGTCAAACTATTCAGCTTACCTATGAAGTCCGAGATAAGGATAGTCGGGGCCGCCACACCACAACTGCTCGAGAGCTTTTTCTTCTACCTCAGGGAGGGGTTTTGATTGATACTCCGGGTATGCGGGAGATTCAACTTATTGGTAGCGGAGAGGGCTTAAATGAAGCCTTTGAAGATATCACAGCCTATGCCAGGAACTGCCGTTTCTCCGATTGTCAGCATGAAAGAGAGCCCGGCTGCGCAGTGCAAAAGGCTATCACTAAAGGAATTATCAGCGAAGAACGTTATGAAAGCTTTAAAAAGCTGCAACGGGAATCCCGATATATTTCCCGCAAGACGAATCTTCATGAACAGCTTGAAGAAAAGAAGAAGTGGAAAAAAATCAATCAGCAGCTCAAAGAGCACTATCAGACTAAACGCTAG